In a genomic window of Piliocolobus tephrosceles isolate RC106 chromosome 1, ASM277652v3, whole genome shotgun sequence:
- the PRPF38B gene encoding pre-mRNA-splicing factor 38B isoform X4, with protein MTIGEMLRSFLTKLEWFSTLFPRIPVPVQKNIDQQIKTRPRKIKKDGKEGAEEIDRHVERRRSRSPRRSLSPRRSPRRSRSRSHHREGHGSSSFDRELEREKERQRLEREAKEREKERRRSRSMDRGLERRRSRSRERHRSRSRSRDRKGDRRDRDREREKENERGRRRDRDYDKERGNDREKERERSRERSKEQRSRGEVEEKKHKEDKDDRRHRDDKKDSKKEKKHSRSRSRERKHRSRSRSRNAGKRSRSRSKEKSSKHKNESKEKSNKRSRSGSQGRTDSVEKSKKREHSPSKEKSRKRSGSKERSHKRDHSDSKDQSDKHDRRRSQSIERESQEKQHKNKDETV; from the exons ATGACCATTGGAGAAATGCTACGATCTTTTCTCACAAAACTGGAGTGGTTTTCTACCTTGTTTCCAAGAATTCCAGTTCCAGTTCAAAAGAATATTGATCAGCAGATTAAAACCCGAcctagaaaaatcaagaaagatggGAAGGAAGGTGCTGAGGAAATAGACAGACATGTTGAACGCAGACGTTCAAG GTCTCCAAGGAGATCTCTGAGTCCACGGAGGTCCCCAAGAAGATCAAGAAGTAGAAGTCATCATCGGGAGGGCCATGGGTCTTCTAGTTTTGACAGAGaattagaaagagagaaagaacgcCAGCGACTAGAGCGTGAAgccaaagaaagggagaaagaacgGCGAAGATCCCGAAGTATGGACCGGGGGTTAGAACGCAGACGCAGCAGAAGTAGGGAAAGGCATAGAAGTCGCAGTCGAAGTCGTGATAGGAAAGGGGATAGAAGGGACAGGGAtcgagaaagagagaaagaaaatgagagaggtaGAAGACGAGATCGTGACTATGATAAGGAAAGAGGAAATGAccgagaaaaagagagagagcgatCAAGAGAAAGGTCCAAGGAACAGAGAAGTAGGGGagaggtagaagaaaagaaacataaagaagaCAAAGATGATAGGCGGCACAGAGATGACAAAAAAGattccaagaaagagaaaaaacacagtagaagcagaagcagagagaggaaaCACAGAAGTAGGAGTCGAAGTAGAAATGCAGGGAAACGAAGTAGAAGTAGAAGCAAAGAGAAATCAAGTAagcataaaaatgaaagtaaagaaaaatcaaataaacgaAGTCGAAGTGGTAGTCAAGGAAGAACTGACAGtgttgaaaaatcaaaaaaacgGGAACATAGTCCCAGcaaagaaaaatctagaaagcGTAGTGGAAGCAAAGAACGTTCCCACAAACGAGATCACAGTGATAGTAAGGACCAGTCAGACAAACATGATCGTCGAAGGAGCCAAAGTATAGAACGAGAGAGCCAAGAAAAACAGCATAAAAACAAAGATGAGActgtgtga
- the PRPF38B gene encoding pre-mRNA-splicing factor 38B isoform X3 — translation MGLITHTDSPYIRALGFMYIRYTQPPTDLWDWFESFLDDEEDLDVKAGGGCVMTIGEMLRSFLTKLEWFSTLFPRIPVPVQKNIDQQIKTRPRKIKKDGKEGAEEIDRHVERRRSRSPRRSLSPRRSPRRSRSRSHHREGHGSSSFDRELEREKERQRLEREAKEREKERRRSRSMDRGLERRRSRSRERHRSRSRSRDRKGDRRDRDREREKENERGRRRDRDYDKERGNDREKERERSRERSKEQRSRGEVEEKKHKEDKDDRRHRDDKKDSKKEKKHSRSRSRERKHRSRSRSRNAGKRSRSRSKEKSSKHKNESKEKSNKRSRSGSQGRTDSVEKSKKREHSPSKEKSRKRSGSKERSHKRDHSDSKDQSDKHDRRRSQSIERESQEKQHKNKDETV, via the exons ATGGGTCTTATAACACACACAGACTCTCCATATATTAGAGCTCTTGGATTTATGTATATAAG ATATACACAGCCCCCTACAGATCTATGGGACTGGTTTGAATCCTTCCTTGATGATGAAGAG gaCCTAGATGTGAAGGCTGGTGGAGGCTGTGTAATGACCATTGGAGAAATGCTACGATCTTTTCTCACAAAACTGGAGTGGTTTTCTACCTTGTTTCCAAGAATTCCAGTTCCAGTTCAAAAGAATATTGATCAGCAGATTAAAACCCGAcctagaaaaatcaagaaagatggGAAGGAAGGTGCTGAGGAAATAGACAGACATGTTGAACGCAGACGTTCAAG GTCTCCAAGGAGATCTCTGAGTCCACGGAGGTCCCCAAGAAGATCAAGAAGTAGAAGTCATCATCGGGAGGGCCATGGGTCTTCTAGTTTTGACAGAGaattagaaagagagaaagaacgcCAGCGACTAGAGCGTGAAgccaaagaaagggagaaagaacgGCGAAGATCCCGAAGTATGGACCGGGGGTTAGAACGCAGACGCAGCAGAAGTAGGGAAAGGCATAGAAGTCGCAGTCGAAGTCGTGATAGGAAAGGGGATAGAAGGGACAGGGAtcgagaaagagagaaagaaaatgagagaggtaGAAGACGAGATCGTGACTATGATAAGGAAAGAGGAAATGAccgagaaaaagagagagagcgatCAAGAGAAAGGTCCAAGGAACAGAGAAGTAGGGGagaggtagaagaaaagaaacataaagaagaCAAAGATGATAGGCGGCACAGAGATGACAAAAAAGattccaagaaagagaaaaaacacagtagaagcagaagcagagagaggaaaCACAGAAGTAGGAGTCGAAGTAGAAATGCAGGGAAACGAAGTAGAAGTAGAAGCAAAGAGAAATCAAGTAagcataaaaatgaaagtaaagaaaaatcaaataaacgaAGTCGAAGTGGTAGTCAAGGAAGAACTGACAGtgttgaaaaatcaaaaaaacgGGAACATAGTCCCAGcaaagaaaaatctagaaagcGTAGTGGAAGCAAAGAACGTTCCCACAAACGAGATCACAGTGATAGTAAGGACCAGTCAGACAAACATGATCGTCGAAGGAGCCAAAGTATAGAACGAGAGAGCCAAGAAAAACAGCATAAAAACAAAGATGAGActgtgtga
- the LOC111529333 gene encoding uncharacterized protein LOC111529333 encodes MTIVSEKGHYRMKAFLLCPLTAQDMLVSYYVGGRLRPFPPYPLFRTYPQSQGLHASYLKVDLVHHLVREHIALLARDRRLGSAAAAALLLLLSRSSGRLVLRLRVACQRGAVVSHVAAEGRREGRKEGGEGAKLDLALRDNGLGPYSMERRREKGPPCCAPAEQERAPRAPTKGPRAESRQRNPVRKNSTEKASRRQGSSISSANCPWEQDGGPGGSDATHPSVPS; translated from the exons ATGACCATTGTCTCTGAAAAGGGTCATTACCGCATGAAGGCCTTCTTGCTATGCCCTCTCACAGCTCAGGACATGTTAGTCAGCTATT ATGTCGGGGGCCGCCTTCGCCCGTTTCCTCCATACCCCCTCTTCCGAACTTACCCCCAAAGCCAAGGCCTACACGCTTCGTACCTTAAAGTAGATCTCGTCCACCACCTCGTG CGGGAGCACATTGCCCTGCTTGCCCGAGACCGCCGGCTTGGtagcgccgccgccgccgcactGCTGCTGTTGCTGAGCCGCAGCAGCGGCCGCCTGGTGCTGCGGCTGCGAGTTGCCTGTCAGCGCGGGGCTGTTGTTAGCCATGTTGCGgcggaaggaaggagggagggaaggaaggaggggggggAGGGGGCCAAGCTCGATCTCGCTCTTCGGGACAACGGTCTGGGACCCTACTCCATGGAACGTCGTCGGGAGAAGGGGCCGCCTTGCTGTGCCCCAGCCGAGCAAGAGAGGGCACCCAGGGCGCCGACAAAAGGACCCAGGGCGGAGAGCAGACAGCGAAACCCAGTCCGCAAGAACTCCACAGAGAAGGCGAGCCGGCGGCAAGGGAGCTCGATCTCTTCCGCCAACTGCCCCTGGGAACAAGATGGCGGACCCGGCGGATCTGACGCCACGCACCCCAGCGTTCCAAGCTGA
- the PRPF38B gene encoding pre-mRNA-splicing factor 38B isoform X1 — protein sequence MANNSPALTGNSQPQHQAAAAAAQQQQQCGGGGATKPAVSGKQGNVLPLWGNEKTMNLNPMILTNILSSPYFKVQLYELKTYHEVVDEIYFKVTHVEPWEKGSRKTAGQTGMCGGVRGVGTGGIVSTAFCLLYKLFTLKLTRKQVMGLITHTDSPYIRALGFMYIRYTQPPTDLWDWFESFLDDEEDLDVKAGGGCVMTIGEMLRSFLTKLEWFSTLFPRIPVPVQKNIDQQIKTRPRKIKKDGKEGAEEIDRHVERRRSRSPRRSLSPRRSPRRSRSRSHHREGHGSSSFDRELEREKERQRLEREAKEREKERRRSRSMDRGLERRRSRSRERHRSRSRSRDRKGDRRDRDREREKENERGRRRDRDYDKERGNDREKERERSRERSKEQRSRGEVEEKKHKEDKDDRRHRDDKKDSKKEKKHSRSRSRERKHRSRSRSRNAGKRSRSRSKEKSSKHKNESKEKSNKRSRSGSQGRTDSVEKSKKREHSPSKEKSRKRSGSKERSHKRDHSDSKDQSDKHDRRRSQSIERESQEKQHKNKDETV from the exons ATGGCTAACAACAGCCCCGCGCTGACAGGCAACTCGCAGCCGCAGCACCAGGCGGCCGCTGCTGCGGCTCAGCAACAGCAGCagtgcggcggcggcggcgctaCCAAGCCGGCGGTCTCGGGCAAGCAGGGCAATGTGCTCCCGCTATGGGGCAACGAGAAGACCATGAACCTCAACCCCATGATCCTGACCAACATCCTGTCGTCGCCTTACTTCAAAGTACAGCTCTACGAGCTCAAGACCTACCACGAGGTGGTGGACGAGATCTACTTTAAG GTCACGCACGTTGAACCATGGGAGAAAGGAAGCAGGAAAACAGCGGGCCAGACAGGGATGTGCGGAGGG GTTCGAGGTGTTGGAACAGGAGGAATTGTTTCTACGGCGTTTTGCCTGTTATACAAATTATTTACCCTGAAGTTAACTCGAAAGCAAGTGATGGGTCTTATAACACACACAGACTCTCCATATATTAGAGCTCTTGGATTTATGTATATAAG ATATACACAGCCCCCTACAGATCTATGGGACTGGTTTGAATCCTTCCTTGATGATGAAGAG gaCCTAGATGTGAAGGCTGGTGGAGGCTGTGTAATGACCATTGGAGAAATGCTACGATCTTTTCTCACAAAACTGGAGTGGTTTTCTACCTTGTTTCCAAGAATTCCAGTTCCAGTTCAAAAGAATATTGATCAGCAGATTAAAACCCGAcctagaaaaatcaagaaagatggGAAGGAAGGTGCTGAGGAAATAGACAGACATGTTGAACGCAGACGTTCAAG GTCTCCAAGGAGATCTCTGAGTCCACGGAGGTCCCCAAGAAGATCAAGAAGTAGAAGTCATCATCGGGAGGGCCATGGGTCTTCTAGTTTTGACAGAGaattagaaagagagaaagaacgcCAGCGACTAGAGCGTGAAgccaaagaaagggagaaagaacgGCGAAGATCCCGAAGTATGGACCGGGGGTTAGAACGCAGACGCAGCAGAAGTAGGGAAAGGCATAGAAGTCGCAGTCGAAGTCGTGATAGGAAAGGGGATAGAAGGGACAGGGAtcgagaaagagagaaagaaaatgagagaggtaGAAGACGAGATCGTGACTATGATAAGGAAAGAGGAAATGAccgagaaaaagagagagagcgatCAAGAGAAAGGTCCAAGGAACAGAGAAGTAGGGGagaggtagaagaaaagaaacataaagaagaCAAAGATGATAGGCGGCACAGAGATGACAAAAAAGattccaagaaagagaaaaaacacagtagaagcagaagcagagagaggaaaCACAGAAGTAGGAGTCGAAGTAGAAATGCAGGGAAACGAAGTAGAAGTAGAAGCAAAGAGAAATCAAGTAagcataaaaatgaaagtaaagaaaaatcaaataaacgaAGTCGAAGTGGTAGTCAAGGAAGAACTGACAGtgttgaaaaatcaaaaaaacgGGAACATAGTCCCAGcaaagaaaaatctagaaagcGTAGTGGAAGCAAAGAACGTTCCCACAAACGAGATCACAGTGATAGTAAGGACCAGTCAGACAAACATGATCGTCGAAGGAGCCAAAGTATAGAACGAGAGAGCCAAGAAAAACAGCATAAAAACAAAGATGAGActgtgtga
- the PRPF38B gene encoding pre-mRNA-splicing factor 38B isoform X2, whose product MCGGVRGVGTGGIVSTAFCLLYKLFTLKLTRKQVMGLITHTDSPYIRALGFMYIRYTQPPTDLWDWFESFLDDEEDLDVKAGGGCVMTIGEMLRSFLTKLEWFSTLFPRIPVPVQKNIDQQIKTRPRKIKKDGKEGAEEIDRHVERRRSRSPRRSLSPRRSPRRSRSRSHHREGHGSSSFDRELEREKERQRLEREAKEREKERRRSRSMDRGLERRRSRSRERHRSRSRSRDRKGDRRDRDREREKENERGRRRDRDYDKERGNDREKERERSRERSKEQRSRGEVEEKKHKEDKDDRRHRDDKKDSKKEKKHSRSRSRERKHRSRSRSRNAGKRSRSRSKEKSSKHKNESKEKSNKRSRSGSQGRTDSVEKSKKREHSPSKEKSRKRSGSKERSHKRDHSDSKDQSDKHDRRRSQSIERESQEKQHKNKDETV is encoded by the exons ATGTGCGGAGGG GTTCGAGGTGTTGGAACAGGAGGAATTGTTTCTACGGCGTTTTGCCTGTTATACAAATTATTTACCCTGAAGTTAACTCGAAAGCAAGTGATGGGTCTTATAACACACACAGACTCTCCATATATTAGAGCTCTTGGATTTATGTATATAAG ATATACACAGCCCCCTACAGATCTATGGGACTGGTTTGAATCCTTCCTTGATGATGAAGAG gaCCTAGATGTGAAGGCTGGTGGAGGCTGTGTAATGACCATTGGAGAAATGCTACGATCTTTTCTCACAAAACTGGAGTGGTTTTCTACCTTGTTTCCAAGAATTCCAGTTCCAGTTCAAAAGAATATTGATCAGCAGATTAAAACCCGAcctagaaaaatcaagaaagatggGAAGGAAGGTGCTGAGGAAATAGACAGACATGTTGAACGCAGACGTTCAAG GTCTCCAAGGAGATCTCTGAGTCCACGGAGGTCCCCAAGAAGATCAAGAAGTAGAAGTCATCATCGGGAGGGCCATGGGTCTTCTAGTTTTGACAGAGaattagaaagagagaaagaacgcCAGCGACTAGAGCGTGAAgccaaagaaagggagaaagaacgGCGAAGATCCCGAAGTATGGACCGGGGGTTAGAACGCAGACGCAGCAGAAGTAGGGAAAGGCATAGAAGTCGCAGTCGAAGTCGTGATAGGAAAGGGGATAGAAGGGACAGGGAtcgagaaagagagaaagaaaatgagagaggtaGAAGACGAGATCGTGACTATGATAAGGAAAGAGGAAATGAccgagaaaaagagagagagcgatCAAGAGAAAGGTCCAAGGAACAGAGAAGTAGGGGagaggtagaagaaaagaaacataaagaagaCAAAGATGATAGGCGGCACAGAGATGACAAAAAAGattccaagaaagagaaaaaacacagtagaagcagaagcagagagaggaaaCACAGAAGTAGGAGTCGAAGTAGAAATGCAGGGAAACGAAGTAGAAGTAGAAGCAAAGAGAAATCAAGTAagcataaaaatgaaagtaaagaaaaatcaaataaacgaAGTCGAAGTGGTAGTCAAGGAAGAACTGACAGtgttgaaaaatcaaaaaaacgGGAACATAGTCCCAGcaaagaaaaatctagaaagcGTAGTGGAAGCAAAGAACGTTCCCACAAACGAGATCACAGTGATAGTAAGGACCAGTCAGACAAACATGATCGTCGAAGGAGCCAAAGTATAGAACGAGAGAGCCAAGAAAAACAGCATAAAAACAAAGATGAGActgtgtga